From Cotesia glomerata isolate CgM1 linkage group LG2, MPM_Cglom_v2.3, whole genome shotgun sequence, a single genomic window includes:
- the LOC123259885 gene encoding glycosyltransferase-like protein gnt13 isoform X1 — MAYKLTPHHLKPEGYQKMNVPLAIELFSESISNAMKLLKDEPDCIELHDCDSTIIFIEKVNKLIKAMLSRTPIDALRPADDNVSKKAIIEFDTFIRNWETTAKEKIEQLKQRKKNGDSVDLEKMKSFYLSITASTLTGLKISLGSTLELIDFLHSKCNYDYLMTSRLTQDMLEKFFGIARSACGSNDHPDPILFSQVFRLLCSYSLATPPKGSNVTAGELLGSLMQTRESFEASNVNKENWSKKIDAIIENASGNPSSAEANTDDDRTGSNNASDNNNNDNNNNNNNDDDNNDVDGDKNKVINNDNDYDNYDNTRRDHEGDDNNNKVPLNSVDSRYEHDYDIAQTSNYVISYIAGYVARKIGRFSKCFDCTESMQSRVVTARDKFIELMDKGALIYPSEQLFNLIKSLEEVVLMVVGTKTVNVDTMFEILDDVSKRNISIFVGCDEHKKELTKKIINNFLIMRGHFLVKCFNKSATERKVKSKKSRKISKLH, encoded by the exons atggctTATAAATTGACTCCTCACCATCTTAAACCCGAAGGCTATCAAAAGATGAATGTTCCGTTAGCTATAGAG CTATTCTCTGAGTCTATCTCAAATGCAATGAAGTTATTGAAAGATGAACCTGATTGTATTGAATTACATGACTGTGATAGTACCATAATTTTCATTGAGAAAgtgaacaaattaattaaagctaTGTTGTCTAGAACTCCGATTGATGCTTTAAGACCTGCTGATGATAATGTTTCGAAAAAA gCTATTATTGAGTTTGATACTTTTATAAGAAATTGGGAGACTACagctaaagaaaaaatagaacAACTTAagcaaaggaaaaaaaatggtGACTCTGTCGATCTGGAGAAAATGAAAagcttttatttatcaattacagCTAGTACCCTGACtggactaaaaatttctttgggGTCTACCTTGGAATTGATAGATTTTTTACATTCCAAGTGCAATTATGATTATCTGATGACGTCGAGATTAACACAAGACATGCTCGAA aaattttttgggATCGCTAGAAGTGCGTGTGGATCCAATGATCATCCTGACCCTATTTTGTTCTCACAAGTATTCCGGTTGCTCTGCTCTTATTCATTGGCAACACCTCCAAAAGGATCTAATGTGACTGCAGGAGAATTACTAGGTTCATTAATGCAGACTAGAGAATCGTTTGAAGCAAGTAATGTTAACAAAGAAAactggagtaaaaaaattgatgctaTCATTGAAAATGCATCTGGAAATCCCAGTAGTGCAGAAGCAAATACCGACGATGATCGTACAGGTTCTAATAATGCaagtgacaataataataatgataataataataataacaataatgatgatgataataatgatgttGACggcgataaaaataaagttattaataatgataacgaCTATGATAATTATGACAACACTAGAAGAGATCATGAGGGtgatgataataacaataaagtgCCTTTGAACTCGGTGGACTCAAGATATGAACACGATTACGATATTGCTCAAACTAGCAACTATGTGATTTCATATATTGCGGGATATGTAGCCCGTAAAATAGGTCGGTTTTCCAAATGCTTTGACTGCACAGAGTCTATGCAGTCAAGAGTAGTGACGGCTCgtgataaatttatagaacttATGGATAAAGGCGCATTGATTTATCCTAgtgaacaattatttaatttaattaaaagcttAGAAGAAGTTGTGTTAATGGTGGTTGGGACAAAAACAGTAAATGTTGACACAATGTTTGAAATATTAGATGATGTTTCTAAAAGAAATATCTCTATTTTTGTTGGCTGTGATGAGCATAAGAaagaattaacaaaaaaaataattaataattttttaataatgcgGGGGCATTTTCTAGTCAAGTGTTTCAATAAAAGTGCTACGGAGAGAAAagttaaatctaaaaaatctcGAAAGATTTCTAAATTACATTAA
- the LOC123259885 gene encoding integrator complex subunit 7 homolog isoform X2, whose product MAYKLTPHHLKPEGYQKMNVPLAIELFSESISNAMKLLKDEPDCIELHDCDSTIIFIEKVNKLIKAMLSRTPIDALRPADDNVSKKAIIEFDTFIRNWETTAKEKIEQLKQRKKNGDSVDLEKMKSFYLSITASTLTGLKISLGSTLELIDFLHSKCNYDYLMTSRLTQDMLEKFFGIARSACGSNDHPDPILFSQVFRLLCSYSLATPPKGSNVTAGELLGSLMQTRESFEASNVNKENWSKKIDAIIENASGNPSSAEANTDDDRTGSNNASDNNNNDNNNNNNNDDDNNDNDYDNYDNTRRDHEGDDNNNKVPLNSVDSRYEHDYDIAQTSNYVISYIAGYVARKIGRFSKCFDCTESMQSRVVTARDKFIELMDKGALIYPSEQLFNLIKSLEEVVLMVVGTKTVNVDTMFEILDDVSKRNISIFVGCDEHKKELTKKIINNFLIMRGHFLVKCFNKSATERKVKSKKSRKISKLH is encoded by the exons atggctTATAAATTGACTCCTCACCATCTTAAACCCGAAGGCTATCAAAAGATGAATGTTCCGTTAGCTATAGAG CTATTCTCTGAGTCTATCTCAAATGCAATGAAGTTATTGAAAGATGAACCTGATTGTATTGAATTACATGACTGTGATAGTACCATAATTTTCATTGAGAAAgtgaacaaattaattaaagctaTGTTGTCTAGAACTCCGATTGATGCTTTAAGACCTGCTGATGATAATGTTTCGAAAAAA gCTATTATTGAGTTTGATACTTTTATAAGAAATTGGGAGACTACagctaaagaaaaaatagaacAACTTAagcaaaggaaaaaaaatggtGACTCTGTCGATCTGGAGAAAATGAAAagcttttatttatcaattacagCTAGTACCCTGACtggactaaaaatttctttgggGTCTACCTTGGAATTGATAGATTTTTTACATTCCAAGTGCAATTATGATTATCTGATGACGTCGAGATTAACACAAGACATGCTCGAA aaattttttgggATCGCTAGAAGTGCGTGTGGATCCAATGATCATCCTGACCCTATTTTGTTCTCACAAGTATTCCGGTTGCTCTGCTCTTATTCATTGGCAACACCTCCAAAAGGATCTAATGTGACTGCAGGAGAATTACTAGGTTCATTAATGCAGACTAGAGAATCGTTTGAAGCAAGTAATGTTAACAAAGAAAactggagtaaaaaaattgatgctaTCATTGAAAATGCATCTGGAAATCCCAGTAGTGCAGAAGCAAATACCGACGATGATCGTACAGGTTCTAATAATGCaagtgacaataataataatgataataataataataacaataatgatgatgataataatgat aacgaCTATGATAATTATGACAACACTAGAAGAGATCATGAGGGtgatgataataacaataaagtgCCTTTGAACTCGGTGGACTCAAGATATGAACACGATTACGATATTGCTCAAACTAGCAACTATGTGATTTCATATATTGCGGGATATGTAGCCCGTAAAATAGGTCGGTTTTCCAAATGCTTTGACTGCACAGAGTCTATGCAGTCAAGAGTAGTGACGGCTCgtgataaatttatagaacttATGGATAAAGGCGCATTGATTTATCCTAgtgaacaattatttaatttaattaaaagcttAGAAGAAGTTGTGTTAATGGTGGTTGGGACAAAAACAGTAAATGTTGACACAATGTTTGAAATATTAGATGATGTTTCTAAAAGAAATATCTCTATTTTTGTTGGCTGTGATGAGCATAAGAaagaattaacaaaaaaaataattaataattttttaataatgcgGGGGCATTTTCTAGTCAAGTGTTTCAATAAAAGTGCTACGGAGAGAAAagttaaatctaaaaaatctcGAAAGATTTCTAAATTACATTAA